One Solanum pennellii chromosome 9, SPENNV200 DNA segment encodes these proteins:
- the LOC107030720 gene encoding beta-D-glucosyl crocetin beta-1,6-glucosyltransferase-like → MERTKGNSPSILLFPWLGFGHVNPFLALAKKLSKMNFHIYFLSTPIILKSIKETLDKNSTNYNLSIQLVEFHLPYLHELPPHYHTTKDLPPHLNSTLIQAFQMASSKFPSIIETLKPNLIIYDGFQPWVATMASSYNIHAIMFYVSSTSGLAYIYHQFLYGSSSLTSFPFSSIYLHDYEIKKLDMKPIKPRDEKAFGYVVLKSFEQSHNIVLLNTCREIEEKYIDYVSTIGKKELIAIGPLIREATLGEEENWGTIQSWLDNKDHLSCVYVSFGSEFFLSKQEIEEIAKGLELSKVSFIWTIKFPKGVNTTIEEMVPQGFLESTKGKGMVIEGWVPQSQILNHSSIGGFVTHCGWNSMLESMSFGIPLIAMPMNHDQPLNSRLVEELGIGVEILRGENGEIMKEEVAKGIKKVVEDKTRKQVNLKAMDMSEKIKFKGERAIDEGVKKLLKLL, encoded by the coding sequence atgGAGAGAACTAAGGGAAATAGTCCTAGTATCCTACTATTTCCATGGTTAGGTTTTGGCCATGTAAATCCCTTTTTGGCACTAGCcaagaaattatcaaaaatgaattttcacatatattttctttcaacaCCAATTATTCTCAAATCTATCAAGGAAACCCTAGATAAAAACTCAACTAATTATAACCTCTCCATACAACTTGTTGAATTTCACTTACCTTATTTGCATGAGTTACCACCTCATTACCATACAACTAAAGACCTCCCTCCCCATCTCAACTCCACTCTTATTCAAGCCTTTCAAATGGCTTCTTCCAAATTTCCAAGCATAATtgaaaccctaaaacctaactTGATTATATATGATGGGTTCCAACCATGGGTAGCAACTATGGCTTCATCATACAATATTCATGctattatgttttatgtttctTCAACTTCTGGTCTTGCCTACATTTACCACCAATTTCTTTATGGGAGTTCAAGCCTTACATCTTTTCCATTTTCTTCCATATACCTTCATGACTATGAGATCAAGAAATTAGATATGAAACCAATAAAACCACGCGATGAGAAAGCCTTTGGATATGTGGTACTTAAATCCTTTGAACAATCTCACAATATTGTTTTGTTGAACACTTGTAGGGAGATTGAGGAGAAGTATATAGATTATGTTTCTACAATAGGAAAGAAGGAGTTGATAGCAATTGGACCACTTATTCGCGAGGCGACCTTAGGTGAGGAGGAGAATTGGGGGACAATTCAATCATGGCTAGATAATAAGGATCATTTATCATGTGTTTATGTATCATTTGGAAGTGAATTCTTCTTGTCAAAGCAAGAAATTGAAGAGATAGCAAAAGGTCTTGAGTTAAGTAAAGTAAGCTTTATTtggacaatcaaatttccaaaaggGGTGAACACAACAATAGAAGAAATGGTTCCACAAGGTTTTCTTGAAAGTACAAAGGGAAAAGGGATGGTTATTGAAGGATGGGTACCACAAAGTCAAATTTTGAACCATTCAAGCATTGGAGGTTTTGTAACTCATTGTGGATGGAATTCGATGTTAGAAAGCATGAGTTTTGGCATACCATTAATAGCCATGCCTATGAATCATGATCAACCATTGAATTCAAGATTAGTGGAGGAACTTGGCATAGGGGTGGAGATTTTGAGAGGTGAAAATGGAGAAATAATGAAAGAAGAGGTGGCAAAAGGAATAAAGAAGGTGGTAGAGGATAAAACTAGGAAACAAGTTAATTTGAAGGCAATGGATATGAGTGAAAAGATAAAATTCAAAGGGGAGAGAGCTATTGATGAAGGGGTTAAAAAGTTGTTGAAGCTTTTGTGA